The following proteins come from a genomic window of Brevibacillus antibioticus:
- a CDS encoding LamB/YcsF family protein gives MKTVDLNCDMGESFGTYQLGNDQEILSYITSANVACGFHAGDPATMRKTVQMALEAGVAIGAHPGFADLVGFGRRNMEISPEEAYDLVVYQIGALQGFVRAEGGVMHHVKPHGALYNMAATRPTLAESIALAIYKVNPELVLYGLAGSELTRAGKKIGLLTAHEVFADRTYQQDGTLTPRSQPNAMITDQQQSLQQVIRMVSDGRVLTQQGVDIPIQADSICIHGDGAHALEFAQSIREALLGAGITIAARFAR, from the coding sequence ATGAAAACAGTAGATCTAAACTGTGATATGGGAGAGAGCTTTGGCACCTATCAATTGGGCAACGATCAAGAAATTTTGTCCTATATCACCTCTGCAAATGTGGCATGTGGTTTCCACGCTGGCGATCCTGCGACGATGAGAAAAACAGTGCAAATGGCTTTGGAGGCAGGTGTGGCAATCGGTGCCCATCCCGGATTCGCTGATTTGGTCGGCTTCGGTCGCCGCAACATGGAGATTTCCCCAGAAGAGGCATACGATCTAGTTGTGTACCAAATCGGCGCCCTGCAAGGGTTTGTTCGGGCAGAAGGGGGCGTCATGCATCATGTGAAGCCACATGGGGCCTTGTACAATATGGCAGCCACAAGACCTACTCTGGCTGAGTCTATTGCGTTGGCTATCTATAAAGTAAATCCGGAACTAGTGTTGTATGGCTTGGCCGGAAGCGAGTTAACGCGTGCAGGGAAAAAAATCGGTCTTCTCACAGCGCACGAAGTCTTTGCTGACCGTACGTATCAACAGGATGGTACGCTGACACCGCGCAGTCAGCCGAATGCGATGATTACGGACCAACAGCAATCCCTCCAGCAAGTCATTCGTATGGTAAGCGACGGACGTGTCCTGACCCAGCAAGGCGTAGATATCCCGATTCAGGCTGATTCCATTTGTATTCACGGCGACGGTGCCCATGCGTTGGAGTTCGCACAGAGCATCCGAGAAGCTTTGTTAGGAGCTGGAATTACAATCGCAGCACGATTTGCTCGATAG
- a CDS encoding GerAB/ArcD/ProY family transporter — translation MSTSIRESAMVSPFFVFFLVHANIVGIGILGFQRTIAAHAGYDAWISLLLAGASIHLIIWMLYSMLNAGSHDLFSLHELIFGKWLGKLMSFVVLIYVWMAAFLILRSYVSIVKQFIFPLMHTWSTTLIILLLILYIVAGGFRTVTGVCFFGVVIPAILMLPLFLFPFEYAHPNNLFPMFSHNFTALFASAKDAVINYMGFELLLFYYPFIKQAAHSQKWAHTAVLSGTFLYVAVAIVTFLMFTHGELDKIIWPTLTMLKIVEIPILQRLEFIVISLWLFVILPNICLNLWGVTRGMKQIFGISQIRAILLLLLSLAMGSYLLEGTASLLMTLDFYGKVSIVFIYGYIPLLFLLFLLWGKKRGTARYQTPSAETEKAR, via the coding sequence GTGAGTACTTCCATTCGGGAAAGCGCGATGGTTTCACCTTTTTTCGTATTTTTTCTCGTGCATGCCAATATTGTGGGGATCGGTATACTTGGATTTCAACGGACAATCGCAGCCCATGCCGGATACGATGCCTGGATCTCCCTTCTACTTGCTGGGGCAAGCATCCATCTCATTATTTGGATGCTCTATTCCATGCTGAATGCGGGCAGCCATGATCTCTTCTCCCTTCACGAGCTGATCTTTGGAAAATGGCTAGGCAAGTTGATGAGCTTTGTCGTGTTAATCTACGTCTGGATGGCTGCTTTTCTCATCTTGCGTTCTTACGTCAGTATTGTGAAGCAGTTTATTTTCCCGCTCATGCATACGTGGAGTACGACCCTGATTATTTTGCTCCTCATTTTGTATATTGTCGCTGGTGGTTTTCGTACAGTTACGGGCGTCTGCTTTTTCGGTGTGGTGATTCCGGCGATTTTGATGCTTCCTTTGTTTTTATTCCCTTTCGAATACGCTCACCCGAATAACCTGTTCCCGATGTTTTCGCATAACTTTACCGCCTTATTTGCGTCTGCCAAAGACGCTGTGATCAATTATATGGGCTTTGAACTACTGCTCTTCTACTACCCGTTTATCAAGCAAGCAGCCCACTCGCAAAAATGGGCTCATACTGCGGTCCTTTCCGGCACCTTCCTGTATGTAGCCGTCGCGATCGTAACATTCCTCATGTTCACCCATGGTGAACTGGATAAGATTATTTGGCCGACCTTGACCATGCTCAAAATCGTCGAGATTCCGATTTTGCAGCGATTGGAGTTCATTGTAATCTCTCTGTGGCTGTTTGTGATTTTGCCCAACATTTGTCTCAATCTATGGGGGGTTACCCGCGGAATGAAACAGATATTTGGCATTAGTCAAATCCGCGCCATTTTGCTTCTCTTACTATCTTTGGCAATGGGTTCCTATCTGCTCGAAGGTACGGCTTCCTTGCTCATGACACTCGATTTTTATGGGAAAGTAAGCATCGTTTTTATTTATGGCTATATCCCTCTGCTGTTCTTGCTCTTCCTCCTCTGGGGGAAAAAGCGAGGTACCGCACGTTACCAGACTCCCAGTGCGGAAACAGAAAAAGCCCGATAG